In Elusimicrobiota bacterium, a single window of DNA contains:
- a CDS encoding PTS sugar transporter subunit IIB has product MDIALLRIDDRLVHGQVVIGWIPHLKAQAVVVACDAAAADETQTMLMEMAMPEGVALLVLPVERAAQRLLDAADPRRALALVPGPREALRLLELGVACAAVNVGGLHYTAGRVQLGKAIFLGDEDRAALGAISGRGVALEGRALPGDPALDIAALLGGRA; this is encoded by the coding sequence ATGGACATCGCGCTGCTGCGGATCGACGACCGGCTCGTCCACGGGCAGGTGGTCATCGGCTGGATCCCGCACCTCAAGGCGCAGGCCGTGGTGGTGGCCTGCGACGCGGCCGCCGCCGACGAGACCCAGACCATGCTCATGGAGATGGCCATGCCCGAAGGCGTCGCGCTGCTGGTCCTGCCCGTGGAGCGGGCCGCCCAACGGCTGCTCGACGCCGCCGACCCGCGCCGCGCCTTGGCCCTGGTGCCCGGGCCCCGCGAGGCCCTGCGCCTGCTGGAGCTGGGCGTGGCCTGCGCCGCGGTCAACGTGGGCGGGCTGCACTACACCGCGGGACGGGTGCAGCTGGGCAAGGCGATCTTCCTGGGAGACGAGGACCGCGCGGCCCTGGGCGCCATCTCGGGGCGCGGCGTGGCGCTGGAGGGGCGGGCCCTGCCCGGGGACCCGGCCCTGGACATCGCGGCGCTGCTGGGGGGGCGCGCATGA
- the lepA gene encoding translation elongation factor 4, whose translation MTDPARIRNFSIIAHIDHGKSTLADRLLEATGTISSRDMQAQVMDSMELERERGITIKAKAVRMNHKAADGTEYVLNLIDTPGHVDFSYEVSRALAACEGALLVVDATQGVEAQTLANATLAQALDLKLIPIINKVDLPAADVEGVHAQICDTLKIEDDPIAISAKVGLGTQEVLDAIVRDIPPPQGRIEAPLSALIFDSSFSVYRGVILLVRVVDGTLKAGMKISFFSTSHEVTVEEVGYLVPKMAVAAHLSAGEVGYVICGIRDIHQVRVGDTLMEGARPLTAPLPGYKEAKPVVFAGIFPVNPADYQDLAAALEKLNLEDSSFNYSPESSEALGFGFRLGFLGLLHMDIVKERLEREFDLSLIATSPNVVYRVQSRKGDWRVIDNPAKFPEHGDIQTIEEPYVLVTIVLPVEYQEGVLNLLKERRGEYLGIEYIAANRMLIRYHLPLCEMVVNFYDRLKSVSKGYASLDYSEEGYRASDMTRLEILIHGDPVDALSSIVHQDKAYQVGRQMCAKLKELIHRQNFEVAIQARINNHIIARETLGAKRKDVIAKCYGGDITRKRKLLSKQKEGKKRAKQFGAVELPQEAFLAVLRLDEDKK comes from the coding sequence ATGACCGACCCCGCGCGCATCCGCAACTTCTCCATCATCGCCCACATCGACCACGGCAAGTCCACCCTGGCCGACCGGCTGCTGGAGGCCACGGGCACCATCTCCTCCCGGGACATGCAGGCCCAGGTCATGGACTCCATGGAGCTCGAGCGCGAGCGCGGCATCACCATCAAGGCCAAGGCCGTGCGCATGAACCACAAGGCGGCCGACGGGACCGAGTACGTGCTCAACCTCATCGACACCCCCGGCCACGTGGACTTCTCCTACGAGGTGTCCCGGGCCCTGGCGGCCTGCGAGGGCGCTTTGCTGGTGGTGGACGCCACCCAGGGCGTGGAGGCGCAGACCTTGGCCAACGCCACTTTGGCCCAGGCCCTGGACCTCAAGCTCATCCCCATCATCAACAAGGTGGACCTGCCCGCCGCGGACGTGGAGGGGGTCCACGCCCAGATCTGCGACACCCTCAAGATCGAGGACGACCCGATCGCCATATCCGCCAAGGTGGGCCTGGGCACCCAAGAGGTGCTCGACGCCATCGTGCGCGACATCCCGCCGCCGCAGGGCCGGATCGAAGCCCCCCTCTCCGCCCTGATCTTCGACTCTTCTTTCAGCGTGTACCGCGGGGTCATCCTGCTGGTGCGCGTGGTGGACGGGACCCTGAAGGCCGGCATGAAGATCAGCTTCTTCTCCACCAGCCACGAGGTGACCGTGGAGGAGGTGGGCTACCTGGTCCCCAAGATGGCCGTGGCCGCGCACCTTTCCGCGGGCGAGGTCGGCTACGTCATCTGCGGCATCCGGGACATCCATCAGGTGCGCGTCGGCGACACCCTGATGGAGGGCGCGCGGCCGCTGACCGCGCCCCTGCCCGGCTACAAGGAAGCCAAGCCGGTGGTCTTCGCGGGCATCTTCCCGGTCAATCCGGCCGACTACCAGGACCTGGCCGCGGCGCTCGAGAAACTCAACCTGGAGGACAGCTCCTTCAACTATTCGCCGGAGAGCTCCGAGGCCCTGGGCTTCGGCTTCCGCCTGGGCTTCTTGGGCCTGCTGCACATGGACATCGTCAAGGAGCGCCTGGAGCGGGAGTTCGACCTCAGCCTCATCGCCACCAGCCCCAACGTGGTCTACCGCGTGCAGAGCCGCAAGGGCGACTGGAGGGTCATCGACAACCCGGCCAAGTTCCCGGAGCACGGCGACATCCAGACCATCGAGGAGCCCTACGTCCTGGTCACGATCGTGCTTCCGGTGGAGTACCAGGAGGGGGTCCTCAACCTCCTCAAGGAGCGCCGCGGCGAGTACCTGGGCATCGAGTACATCGCGGCCAACCGGATGCTCATCCGCTACCATCTGCCGCTCTGCGAGATGGTGGTCAACTTCTACGACCGCCTCAAGTCCGTGTCCAAGGGCTACGCCTCGCTGGACTACTCCGAGGAGGGCTATCGGGCCTCGGACATGACGCGCCTGGAGATCCTCATCCACGGCGACCCGGTGGACGCCTTGAGCTCCATCGTGCACCAGGACAAGGCCTACCAGGTCGGCCGGCAGATGTGCGCCAAGCTCAAGGAGCTCATCCACCGCCAGAACTTCGAGGTGGCCATCCAGGCCCGCATCAACAACCACATCATCGCCCGCGAGACGTTGGGCGCCAAGCGCAAGGACGTCATCGCCAAGTGCTACGGCGGAGACATCACCCGCAAGCGCAAGCTGCTGTCCAAGCAGAAGGAAGGCAAGAAGCGCGCCAAGCAGTTCGGCGCGGTGGAGCTGCCGCAGGAGGCCTTCCTGGCCGTGCTGCGGCTCGACGAAGACAAGAAGTGA
- a CDS encoding PTS sugar transporter subunit IIA: protein MINFLIVTHGEFGAYLAEAAESIVGRQEEGVKVLSISPRVSVAELRERIRRAVAELGGADGLILFTDMPGGTPSNLAFPLVRSLPGVEMVTGVNLYMLVSAFSHRADTALPALVEKVLSDGQKSVCDVRRRFLARAG, encoded by the coding sequence GTGATCAACTTCCTCATCGTCACCCACGGCGAGTTCGGGGCCTACCTGGCCGAGGCCGCCGAGTCCATCGTGGGGCGCCAGGAGGAGGGGGTGAAGGTCCTCTCCATCTCCCCGCGGGTCTCGGTGGCAGAGCTGCGCGAGCGCATCCGCCGCGCCGTCGCGGAGCTCGGCGGCGCCGACGGCCTCATCCTGTTCACGGACATGCCCGGGGGCACCCCCAGCAACCTGGCCTTCCCCCTGGTGCGCAGCCTCCCGGGCGTGGAGATGGTCACCGGGGTCAACCTCTACATGCTGGTCTCGGCCTTCAGCCACCGGGCGGACACCGCCCTGCCGGCCCTGGTGGAGAAGGTCCTGTCCGACGGGCAGAAATCGGTCTGCGACGTGCGCCGGCGCTTCCTGGCGCGGGCGGGCTGA
- a CDS encoding PTS sugar transporter subunit IIC, which yields MSPWAGWLAPVGGAALVALVELDVVQVGQFMLSRPLVLGPLLGLLLGAPQAGLALGLCCELLSLDDVPVGDRLPLSASVAAAAAVLMACGPRPLPAAAALPAGLAAGWAHQKIETGLRYRRGALCGAAERLLRDGGTPPWGGMLGRALAEQAAATFAVLLVCVCVAGPSLGALWFRAPRVLLAGLESGWRLAPWLGLGVALYALRLRA from the coding sequence ATGAGCCCCTGGGCTGGGTGGCTGGCGCCCGTGGGCGGCGCGGCCCTCGTCGCTTTGGTGGAGCTCGACGTGGTCCAGGTCGGCCAGTTCATGCTCTCCCGCCCGCTGGTGCTCGGGCCCCTGCTGGGGCTGCTGCTGGGGGCGCCGCAGGCCGGCCTGGCCCTGGGCCTGTGCTGCGAGCTGCTGAGCCTCGACGACGTGCCCGTGGGCGACCGCCTGCCGCTGAGCGCCTCGGTGGCCGCGGCCGCCGCCGTGCTCATGGCCTGCGGCCCGCGCCCCCTGCCGGCCGCCGCGGCGTTGCCCGCGGGCCTGGCCGCGGGCTGGGCGCACCAGAAGATCGAGACGGGCCTGCGCTACCGCCGCGGGGCCCTCTGCGGGGCCGCGGAGAGGCTCCTGCGGGACGGCGGAACGCCGCCCTGGGGCGGCATGCTGGGGCGGGCCCTGGCCGAGCAGGCGGCCGCCACCTTCGCGGTCCTGCTCGTCTGCGTCTGCGTGGCCGGCCCGTCCCTGGGCGCCCTCTGGTTCCGCGCCCCGCGCGTCCTGCTCGCCGGCCTGGAGTCGGGCTGGAGGCTGGCCCCCTGGCTCGGCCTGGGCGTGGCGCTGTACGCCCTTAGGTTGAGAGCATGA
- a CDS encoding HPr family phosphocarrier protein produces MVKKTLTVTPKLGLHARPAGKIVTTASKFKSEIMVCKDGTEVNGKSVMQMLLLGAECGSQITLRITGPDEKEALESIEMLFAAYREIEDEQAAEKVFEERMRRKAGGR; encoded by the coding sequence ATGGTCAAGAAGACCCTGACCGTGACGCCGAAGCTGGGGCTGCACGCGCGGCCGGCCGGCAAGATCGTGACCACGGCGTCGAAGTTCAAGAGCGAGATCATGGTCTGCAAGGACGGGACCGAGGTGAACGGCAAGAGCGTCATGCAGATGCTGCTGCTGGGGGCGGAGTGCGGCTCCCAGATCACCCTGCGCATCACCGGCCCGGACGAGAAGGAGGCCCTGGAGAGCATCGAGATGCTCTTCGCGGCGTATCGGGAGATCGAGGACGAACAGGCGGCCGAGAAAGTCTTCGAGGAGCGCATGCGCAGGAAGGCGGGCGGGCGATGA
- the raiA gene encoding ribosome-associated translation inhibitor RaiA, whose protein sequence is MEIQLTAKQLKITDAIRGYVNERMERAQKYFEHIVWSQVFIFIEKRAHKCEVLIHAPGQTFRALAEASDLYSAVDLASAKMDAQLKKFKEKTRTRFKTRAGKGSVRAVRGEPIFDPPPAPVQFSVVRQAMAPMSAGEAVREMERLGHSFRLFQDRDSKQIRLVFRRDDESYAVVQPVKKSER, encoded by the coding sequence GTGGAGATACAACTGACGGCGAAGCAACTCAAGATCACCGACGCCATCCGCGGCTATGTGAACGAAAGGATGGAGCGCGCCCAGAAATACTTCGAGCATATCGTCTGGAGCCAGGTCTTCATCTTCATCGAGAAACGGGCGCACAAGTGCGAAGTGCTCATCCACGCGCCGGGCCAGACCTTCCGGGCGCTGGCCGAGGCGAGCGACCTCTACTCCGCCGTGGACCTGGCCTCCGCCAAGATGGACGCCCAGCTCAAGAAGTTCAAGGAGAAGACGCGGACCCGCTTCAAGACGCGCGCCGGCAAGGGCTCGGTGCGCGCGGTGCGCGGGGAGCCCATCTTCGACCCGCCGCCGGCGCCCGTCCAGTTCTCGGTCGTCCGGCAGGCCATGGCGCCCATGTCCGCCGGCGAGGCGGTCCGGGAGATGGAGCGCCTGGGCCACTCCTTCCGCCTGTTCCAGGACCGGGACTCCAAGCAGATCCGGCTGGTCTTCCGCCGCGACGACGAGTCCTACGCCGTCGTGCAGCCGGTGAAGAAGTCCGAGCGCTAG
- the hprK gene encoding HPr(Ser) kinase/phosphatase, translating to MARRPGAVDFTVSDLLREQRDNLKLELIAGEKSLGRGIRVMDLNRPGLALSGFLEHFRPERIQIIGFGEQAYCLKAPRARLTAALAAMCRPRELPCLILTHNLKTPGVLVSVCRQNGVPLLRSSLDTATLVAELGDVLEEKLAPKTTVHGVLVDIYGLGVLIQGEPGIGKSECALELLKRGHILVADDAVEIRHHRGGVLRGSCPEPLKHYLEVRGLGIIDVKLLFGIGAILDHTRIELSIHLSAWSAQTTYDRTGLDNKKTNILDVDIPQIRIPVSPGRNLAVIIEVAALNQRLRNQGYFAAETFNQRLIERMRAQ from the coding sequence ATGGCGCGACGCCCGGGAGCCGTGGATTTCACCGTCAGCGACCTGCTGCGGGAGCAGAGGGACAACCTCAAGCTGGAGCTCATCGCGGGGGAGAAATCGCTGGGCCGGGGAATCAGGGTCATGGACCTCAACCGTCCGGGCCTGGCCCTCAGCGGCTTCTTGGAGCACTTCCGGCCGGAGCGCATCCAGATCATCGGCTTCGGGGAGCAGGCCTACTGCCTGAAGGCGCCGCGGGCGCGCTTGACCGCCGCGCTGGCGGCCATGTGCCGGCCGCGGGAGCTGCCCTGCCTGATCCTGACCCACAACCTCAAGACCCCGGGGGTCCTGGTGTCCGTCTGCCGCCAGAACGGGGTGCCGCTTCTGCGCTCGAGCCTGGACACCGCCACCTTGGTCGCCGAGCTGGGCGACGTCCTGGAGGAGAAGCTCGCGCCCAAGACCACGGTGCACGGGGTGCTGGTGGACATCTACGGCCTGGGCGTGCTCATCCAGGGCGAACCGGGCATCGGCAAATCCGAGTGCGCCCTGGAACTGCTCAAGCGCGGGCACATCCTGGTCGCCGACGACGCCGTGGAGATCCGGCACCACCGCGGCGGGGTCCTGCGCGGCTCCTGCCCGGAGCCGCTCAAGCACTACCTGGAGGTGCGCGGCCTGGGGATCATCGACGTCAAGCTCCTCTTCGGCATCGGCGCCATCCTGGACCACACGCGCATCGAGCTCTCCATCCACCTGTCGGCCTGGAGCGCGCAGACCACCTACGACCGCACCGGGCTGGACAACAAGAAGACCAACATCCTGGACGTGGATATCCCGCAGATCCGCATCCCGGTCAGCCCGGGCCGCAACCTGGCGGTCATCATCGAGGTGGCGGCCCTGAACCAGCGCCTGCGCAACCAGGGATATTTCGCGGCCGAGACCTTCAACCAGAGGCTCATCGAGAGGATGCGCGCGCAATGA
- a CDS encoding PTS system mannose/fructose/sorbose family transporter subunit IID, giving the protein MTGMSAGMQGRLFGRSLLIQWGWNFERMQSLGLAFCLEPWLARCWAGQDAAARAARLRHHEFFNTQPYMASLVVGMVCALEEEAAAAPAGERRDLLVQRLKTLKTAAASALAGVGDALFWGALRPLCAGLAAAVALALWDRPPWAAAWAVVAYLLVHNALALTMRWGLLRLGYDWRDQIAARLKGWPVQRVIRILRAAGLVLVLAAAALLLRAAPPPQRLVGACALAAALLLRAARVSPYRLYAAAVLAGGAASWAGWL; this is encoded by the coding sequence ATGACCGGGATGAGCGCCGGCATGCAGGGCCGCCTGTTCGGACGCAGCCTGCTGATCCAGTGGGGCTGGAACTTCGAGCGCATGCAGAGCCTGGGCCTGGCCTTCTGCCTGGAGCCCTGGCTGGCGCGCTGCTGGGCCGGACAGGACGCGGCGGCCCGCGCGGCGCGCCTGCGGCACCACGAGTTCTTCAACACCCAGCCCTACATGGCCTCCTTGGTCGTGGGCATGGTCTGCGCCCTGGAGGAGGAAGCGGCCGCGGCGCCGGCCGGGGAGCGCCGCGATCTGCTGGTCCAGCGGCTGAAGACCCTGAAGACGGCGGCGGCCTCGGCCTTGGCCGGGGTGGGCGACGCCCTGTTCTGGGGGGCCCTGCGGCCGCTCTGCGCGGGCCTGGCCGCGGCGGTGGCGCTGGCGCTTTGGGACCGGCCCCCGTGGGCGGCCGCGTGGGCGGTGGTGGCCTACCTGCTCGTGCACAACGCTTTGGCCCTGACCATGCGCTGGGGCCTGCTGCGGCTCGGCTACGATTGGCGCGACCAGATCGCGGCGCGCCTGAAGGGCTGGCCCGTGCAGCGGGTGATCCGGATCCTGCGCGCGGCGGGCTTGGTCCTGGTCCTGGCCGCGGCGGCCCTGCTGCTGCGTGCCGCGCCGCCGCCGCAGCGGCTGGTGGGCGCCTGCGCGCTGGCGGCGGCCCTGCTGCTGCGCGCGGCCCGGGTCTCGCCTTACCGCCTCTACGCGGCGGCGGTCCTGGCCGGGGGCGCCGCATCCTGGGCGGGGTGGCTGTGA
- the dnaA gene encoding chromosomal replication initiator protein DnaA, which yields MNTQDPQALWSQTVDRLRSEIGEDADLWLRPIAALRLDGQVLRLKVPNKFFSDGIKDRYQKRLISIFKDLTGLDIGIDYEISTDLKNRLPACDPIPGPSAQSEFPLSEFNPRYTFASFVVGKSNRLAYATAEAIAATPGTQYNPFFLYGGVGLGKTHLLHAIGNALRQAFPRSRVLYTTAEEFVNDYINSIHHRKTDDFRAKYRNLDCLLIDDIQFLIAKEQSEQEFFHTFNALHESRRQIVVTSDRVPKEMTPYERRLVSRFEWGQVADITPPDLETRIAILRKKSELEQFYVPDDVILFVASTVKSNIRLLEGSLIRLKAFASMTGSSLTVDGAREILKDSLPHDVSSPIQMETIQRLVAHKYSLDVKDLKGQQRTASIALPRQLAMYLASVMTDLSSTDIGRAFGGRDHTTVLHARKKIQKMLDEDPFFLELVNKLQSDIKSVEN from the coding sequence GTGAATACCCAGGACCCGCAGGCCCTCTGGTCGCAGACCGTCGATCGCCTGCGCTCCGAGATCGGGGAGGACGCGGACCTTTGGCTGCGCCCCATCGCGGCCCTGCGTCTCGACGGCCAGGTCCTCCGCCTCAAGGTCCCCAACAAGTTCTTCTCCGACGGGATCAAGGACCGGTATCAGAAGCGGCTCATCTCGATCTTCAAGGACCTGACCGGCCTGGACATCGGCATCGACTACGAGATCAGCACGGATCTCAAGAACCGCCTGCCCGCCTGCGACCCCATCCCCGGCCCGAGCGCCCAGTCGGAGTTCCCGCTCAGCGAGTTCAACCCGCGCTACACCTTCGCCTCGTTCGTCGTGGGAAAATCCAACCGCCTGGCCTACGCCACGGCCGAAGCCATCGCGGCCACGCCCGGCACCCAGTACAACCCCTTCTTCCTCTACGGCGGCGTGGGCCTCGGCAAGACCCACCTGCTCCACGCCATCGGCAACGCCCTGCGCCAGGCCTTCCCGCGCTCGCGCGTGCTCTACACCACGGCCGAGGAATTCGTCAACGACTACATCAACTCCATCCACCACCGCAAGACCGACGACTTCCGGGCCAAGTACCGCAACCTCGACTGCCTGCTCATCGACGACATCCAGTTCCTCATCGCCAAGGAGCAGAGCGAGCAGGAGTTCTTCCACACCTTCAACGCCCTGCACGAGTCGCGCCGGCAGATCGTGGTCACCTCCGACCGGGTGCCCAAGGAGATGACCCCTTACGAGCGCCGCCTGGTCTCGCGCTTCGAGTGGGGCCAGGTGGCCGACATCACCCCCCCGGACCTGGAGACGCGCATCGCCATCCTGCGCAAGAAATCCGAGCTCGAGCAGTTCTACGTCCCGGACGACGTCATCCTGTTCGTCGCCTCCACGGTCAAGAGCAACATCCGCCTTCTGGAGGGCTCGCTGATCCGGCTCAAGGCCTTCGCGTCCATGACCGGCAGCAGCCTGACCGTCGACGGCGCCCGGGAGATACTGAAGGACTCCCTGCCCCACGACGTCTCGAGCCCGATCCAGATGGAGACCATCCAGCGCCTGGTCGCCCACAAGTACTCGCTCGACGTCAAGGACCTCAAGGGCCAGCAGCGCACGGCCTCCATCGCCTTGCCGCGCCAGCTGGCCATGTACCTGGCCTCGGTGATGACCGACCTCTCTTCGACCGACATCGGCCGCGCCTTCGGCGGCCGCGACCACACCACCGTCCTGCACGCCCGCAAGAAGATCCAGAAGATGCTCGATGAGGACCCGTTCTTCCTGGAGCTGGTCAACAAGCTGCAGTCCGACATCAAGTCTGTGGAGAATTAG
- the ptsP gene encoding phosphoenolpyruvate--protein phosphotransferase, whose protein sequence is MIIIKGIGASPGIAIGKAYILEDEEIVVTRTEISRDRLRSEVARFKAAQKATHRDLDAAEAKVLKLLGKNHARLIDAHRLILRDTLITHDVPKRILGEGVNAEFALSEALEAVNQQFEKLEDEFFRERRHDLFDVGKRLLAHLMKRVRRSLGDIDHPCVLIARNLLPSDTINLKESRILGFATDLGGKTSHTAILAQSLEIPAVVGLSDVSRRIKAGDTVILDGEQGLVIISPTPEAVAKYEKAKTAEHEAERALEALKGLPAVTLDDKRFRLEINLDNPEEMKSVLALQADGIGLFRTEYLFMNRPAAPPEDEQAKAYAAVAKAMAPHPVVIRTADIGGDRLTQMGLEGPQNETNPFMGLRGVRLFLRHLDLFKTQLRAILRATAKGNVKILIPMVSAVSEVQAVRRLLAQAVAELQAEGVETPKSVELGIMVEIPAAAVLLDAFLPHCDFVSVGTNDLIQYTLAVDRVNEHVTHLYDPFHPAVLRLIQNVVTVAHRAGKWVSVCGEMTSDPHAVPLLVGMGCDCLSISPRMYLRVKETVRGLRAAAMAKLVAKAVTCSDSEEIRRLMREQGL, encoded by the coding sequence ATGATCATCATCAAGGGCATCGGAGCCAGCCCGGGCATCGCCATCGGCAAGGCCTACATCCTCGAAGACGAGGAGATCGTGGTCACGCGCACGGAGATCTCCCGCGACCGCCTGCGCTCGGAGGTGGCGCGCTTCAAGGCGGCCCAGAAGGCCACGCACCGGGACCTCGACGCGGCCGAGGCCAAGGTGCTCAAGCTCCTGGGCAAGAACCACGCCCGGCTCATCGACGCCCACCGCCTCATCCTGCGCGACACCCTGATCACCCACGACGTGCCCAAGCGCATCCTGGGCGAAGGCGTCAACGCGGAGTTCGCCCTCTCCGAGGCCTTGGAGGCCGTCAACCAGCAGTTCGAGAAGCTCGAGGACGAGTTCTTCCGGGAGCGGCGCCACGACCTCTTCGACGTGGGCAAGCGCCTGCTGGCGCATCTCATGAAGCGCGTCCGCCGCAGCCTGGGAGACATCGACCACCCGTGCGTCCTGATCGCGCGCAACCTGCTGCCCTCCGACACCATCAACCTCAAGGAGAGCCGCATCCTGGGCTTCGCCACGGACCTGGGCGGCAAGACCAGCCACACCGCCATCCTGGCCCAGAGCCTGGAGATCCCGGCGGTGGTGGGGCTCTCGGACGTGAGCCGCCGGATCAAGGCCGGCGACACGGTGATCCTCGACGGCGAGCAGGGGCTGGTGATCATCAGCCCCACCCCCGAGGCCGTGGCCAAGTACGAGAAGGCCAAGACGGCGGAGCACGAAGCGGAGCGGGCGCTGGAGGCCCTCAAGGGCCTGCCCGCGGTCACTTTGGACGACAAGCGCTTCCGGCTCGAGATCAACCTGGACAACCCGGAGGAGATGAAGAGCGTCCTGGCCCTGCAGGCCGACGGCATCGGCCTGTTCCGCACCGAGTACCTCTTCATGAACCGGCCCGCCGCGCCGCCGGAGGATGAGCAGGCCAAGGCCTACGCCGCGGTGGCCAAGGCCATGGCCCCGCATCCCGTGGTCATCCGCACCGCGGACATCGGCGGCGACCGCCTCACCCAGATGGGCCTCGAGGGGCCCCAGAACGAGACCAACCCGTTCATGGGGCTGCGCGGGGTGCGCCTGTTCCTGCGCCATCTCGACCTCTTCAAGACCCAGCTGCGCGCCATCCTGCGGGCCACGGCCAAGGGCAACGTCAAGATCCTGATCCCCATGGTCTCCGCGGTGTCCGAGGTCCAGGCCGTGCGCCGCCTGCTGGCGCAGGCGGTCGCGGAGCTCCAGGCCGAGGGGGTCGAGACGCCCAAGAGCGTGGAGCTGGGCATCATGGTGGAGATCCCCGCCGCGGCCGTGCTCCTCGACGCCTTCCTGCCGCACTGCGACTTCGTCTCCGTGGGCACCAACGACCTCATCCAGTACACCCTGGCCGTGGACCGCGTCAACGAGCACGTGACCCATCTCTACGACCCGTTCCACCCCGCGGTCCTGCGCCTCATCCAGAACGTGGTGACCGTGGCGCACCGGGCCGGCAAATGGGTCAGCGTCTGCGGGGAGATGACCTCGGACCCGCACGCGGTGCCGCTCCTGGTGGGCATGGGCTGCGACTGCCTCTCGATCTCGCCGCGGATGTACCTGCGCGTCAAGGAGACCGTGCGCGGCCTGCGCGCCGCGGCCATGGCCAAGCTTGTGGCCAAGGCGGTGACCTGCTCGGATTCCGAGGAGATCCGCCGCCTCATGCGCGAGCAAGGGCTCTGA
- the rapZ gene encoding RNase adapter RapZ — MRKAAAAARKVYIITGISGAGKSQALKCFEDFGFSCIDNLPIALLDHFADLLARSEHLKRVALGMDIREGRFLAGLPAILERLKSRGVDHRTIFLDASDPVVIQRFSETRHRHPLGKRVDQAVREERRRLLPIKEIADQVIDTSAMTLGELKERLSETLELTRAREMALNIVSFGYKFGLPMDADIVLDMRFLPNPHYVAGLRRLTGLDPRVQRYILAQPIARKFLEELVPMLSGLLPHYVREGKSYLTIAVGCTGGHHRSVFVTRYLAQKLRSSGHSIQEFHRDISH, encoded by the coding sequence ATGAGGAAGGCGGCCGCGGCGGCCCGAAAGGTCTACATCATCACCGGCATCTCCGGGGCCGGCAAGAGCCAGGCCCTGAAGTGCTTCGAGGACTTCGGCTTCTCCTGCATCGACAATCTGCCCATCGCCTTGCTGGACCATTTCGCGGACCTGCTGGCGCGCTCCGAGCACCTCAAGCGCGTGGCCCTGGGCATGGACATCCGCGAGGGGCGCTTCCTCGCGGGGCTGCCCGCCATCCTGGAGCGCCTCAAGAGCCGCGGCGTGGACCACCGCACCATCTTCCTGGACGCCTCGGACCCGGTCGTCATCCAGCGCTTCTCGGAGACCCGGCACCGCCACCCCCTGGGAAAGCGGGTGGACCAGGCGGTCCGCGAGGAGCGGCGGCGCCTGCTGCCCATAAAGGAGATCGCCGACCAGGTCATCGACACCAGCGCCATGACCTTGGGCGAGCTCAAGGAGCGGCTCTCCGAGACTTTGGAGCTCACCCGCGCCCGGGAGATGGCCCTGAACATCGTCTCCTTCGGCTACAAGTTCGGCCTGCCCATGGACGCGGACATCGTGCTGGACATGCGCTTCTTGCCCAACCCGCATTACGTGGCCGGGCTGCGGCGGCTGACCGGGCTGGACCCGCGCGTGCAGCGCTACATCCTGGCCCAGCCCATCGCGCGCAAGTTCCTCGAGGAGCTGGTCCCCATGCTCAGCGGCCTGCTGCCCCACTACGTCCGGGAGGGCAAGTCCTACCTGACCATCGCGGTGGGCTGCACGGGGGGGCATCACCGCAGCGTCTTCGTGACGCGCTACCTGGCGCAGAAACTGCGCTCCTCCGGCCACTCCATCCAGGAATTCCATCGCGACATCAGCCATTGA